Genomic window (Oenanthe melanoleuca isolate GR-GAL-2019-014 chromosome 1A, OMel1.0, whole genome shotgun sequence):
ATGAAAAAAATTTCACACCCACACAGAGAAATATGCCTGGCAAATAATTAAGTAGAAGCACACACAAAAAGTGTAAGAATGATTTACCCTGAGTTCCTCAAGCTTCTCTCTTATTTCAATAAATCCCAAATGTAGTTTTCCTCCAAAGTGATCAGCAAGTCGTCGGTCATTGTCATGAAGACCAAGATAAGCTGAGCACACTTCACAAACCCGtagcttctgctgctgaaagctAGAGGCAGGCATAGAATTTCTGTATACTtcctagaaaagaaaaacatttgctgTTGCTTCAAAATGCACATAAACACAAGGATGACACTTTACCAAAGATACAATACAAATAACCAAATTCAATGTACACCAGAACAGCCTTTAGTTACGTCACACTATTCATACATCAACTGTCTCACTAAGATCAAGGCATGTTTCcttattttgaaaactgaatatatttaaaaacaggaCATCAGCAATTGGTTTTGCAAGCTAGTTGGGTTATTACTTCCTTAAGATTACATTACATAGAAGGATGAGCAACTTTTTCATTTACAACAATGAATACACATTCACACTACAATTACTATGTTGAAGTATTATGAAAATAcgacattttaaaattctgaacCCCATTTAAACCACTTCTAGTTTCCTGAGAAATCTATCTGCATTTTAGACAATAATCAAACACATTATCTGAGCAAAATTTACCTAAAGACATTCAGATGACAGACTGGCAAGACTGCCAGCAATCCTTCTGGGTACTATTGAAACAACTGCAGATACTGATTTCTAGAAATTTCAGTATCTTTGTGTAATACAATACGGAAAAGCTCTTGGTGAGTTGTCACCTGGACATTACAAGGGTTATTTTGACTTTTCTGATACACTAGAACATGAACTCTCTTTTAGTGAAGACAATGGCTCACATCACTGAAGCTTTCCAGCACGAGGTTACAACAGGGTTGCCACAGTAAGAGCTGTGAGACCAAACCAGGTAAGTCAGTGTAACCATAACAGCCACAAATGTAGTGTCCACAGATACAACTGACCAATACAGCCAAACTAAGATAAATGAATCATTTGTGGGAGGAAGTATAATTTTAATGGTATAGGAGCGTATTGAAGGGTAGAACCTTTAACTGTACAGGATGCCACAAAGCAATTCCTTTAGTTTTATATGTACTGATTAACTAAGGAATTGACAAAGATGTCTTGCAATACACAGAGGCCAAGCTATTTAATATTTGACCCtgccctctccatcccctcaAGCCTTACACAATCAACTTacttctgcttctctcttctttACCCGAGCCTTCTCCACTTCATCCATTACTTTTTGAGATTCTTCCACATTCCCATCAGCTCCAAGCTGTTCTACTTTGGCCAACAGTTTCCCGATTTCTTCATTCAATTCATGAACTCTTTCAGCCTTAAAAGATAAGAAAAGGCTTaacacagaaaatacttttcattatGGAGAACAATCTGAACTACTATTGTGTTATGATATATgaaaattagaaggaaaaaatgaaaggaaacacACAGAGAGAACTTCTCCAGCTagaagtgaaacagaaaatgccTCTCtgcaaaaaacacagaaaaaggctAAGTTACAAGTCTATGTAAAATTCCAGAAGACAATTTTGTTCAGAAAACTTCAAGTAATTCACACTATTTTCTATACCAgtcttgaaaaattaatatttgtacAACCATTCCTCATAGCATTTGAATATATGTGTGCAGAAAAATTATAGGGTTTTCTTCATTCAAAAAAGATCTAAAGAAAAGGACATAAATTTTGTTTACTTTATAGATGAAGTTTGGATCAAAAAGTGTAAGAATTACTAATATTTCTGTAGCATGGATTCAGAGTCAAGTTTCCTGAGGTCAAAGATATCAGAAAGGTCTCTTTCCTCTGTTCTCTTCTGTGCCTTAAAGGCAGATTTAGGAAGGACAGAGAAAATGTAttactttttctccttcttcagtATGAATTCTCAGATTTGATGTATTTTCAAAACTTGAAACTGGCTCCTTAGAAAAACCAGCCACCAAAAAGACAGCAGTAACTTGTCTGACATACTTACTTTAGCTGCAACTTCAGCGCTGATCTCTTCTTGAGTTTCTGCTAGTCTTTTCTTAGCCACTTCTGTTCGCCGGTCACAGTCTGCAATAAATGACTGCAGGTGGTCCATTGCCTAAAACATCAGTAAGAACAAGGATCAATGCTGTcaacaatataaatatttcactaGCTATAAGATTTCTGTTTATTAATGCTTCACTTTCACAAGATTTCATTAATAATTAGTGAAACAATAATCTAGCAGTTTATGCTGACTAATCACACATATTCatacaaatgttttaaaaaattatagtCTACACATTGTCATAGCTTTTGTCCTAGCAAAGACTAACTTCCTAGTTGggatttcaaaacaaaactataGTGTATGGAGACACAGTATATGATTTGTTTTCTCCAACACCAAATGACTTTCTTTGTTAAGTGTAGAATTTAAAACTATCTTCAAAGCATACATAGCTTAAACATTTGCTTGCTATTTGACAATACTAAGACAGCACCCAGGTTTATCAAACTCTGAGAGGCTTTTAACAGCTCTGTCTAGAGATGACTACCAAGACAAATCAGCATATAATCATGAAGAGGTAAATATCTTTCATGTAACTGTGCCAAGAGTTTGTCtgtctctttaaaaaattacttttcaaaagTCTTCCTTCAGTCTGTATCAAAACTCAACATGTATTGCTCAATTTATCCACCTCAGTACACAAACTAATGTTTTCTCTCCACCATTAAGACAAAATACATACATCAAGCTCAAAGAAGAAATCTTGATCTTTGGATGCTATTTCATAGTCTGCCCTTAATGCCAGGTCATGCACTTTGAGGCATTCTCCAAGGTCCATTCTCTGAAAAGACAAAGGCAATGTGGTTTAACTTTTCAGAAGTAACACAAGGAATAAGGTTAGAAAGATTTTCTTTAACAGTCAAATATTCTGAAGCAAGATATCTCCACTGTGGTAATGAGACTTTAACAAAGCTATAACATGATACCAGGTCTTTGATAGACGTGCATGAACCAGGAAATAACAGCAGAGAGAATGAACAGCTTATCTTACAATGATGGCTGCTTGCATAACAAAGTATCTTTAATGCCTgcaaaaaatgctattttactGGAAGTTCAAAAAAGTGACTGAACTGGAACATCATGTATTGAACTTTAACAGTGTAGTACAGCCAAGTTCCACAAAAACAATGGGCAATTAAATGGCCAAATTCTCAACCTAAACCTGTCTGCACACTCCACGATAATGTGCTCCCATTATATTTATCATCTGAAAGCTACAACCACAGCACAACTGTAAGTGCTGCTTAAAAAACATTCTTAAAGTGTTTCAAGTAAAACAACCAAAAGTCAAATCCctgcaaaacattttgcaaatgGGGGAAGATGAGCTGAATGTTGGACTATGTTCAAGAACCAcggaagaaaaagaacagataTTTCAGTTGTAATCTAAAACTGTACTAGAAGGGGCAGGAAGGAAGCATGAATGTAAAAATTAAGTAGGCTGCATCACTTATCAATGTCACTGAGAAGAGTGCCCAGAATCTTACTGGGTAACAACTAcctttttaaactgaattttgcaTAGAAGACAGCACAAAAAATTCTAATTCAGTCTGTTCATGGCAAGTCTGGTGACCAAGACAGAGCAGGATGCACTTgacaaaaaacaaattaaaaaactcCACCCACAACCAaccaccaaaaacccccaaaccaaaaacctaAACCACCATCCCCAACCAATTTgtaatggaaacaaaagtgaacCCAAAGCAGCCTCTCAGCAAAAGTACAGACTGATGTATAATCATTGGAAGTGATTATTATTTACATCTTAAAACCAGCTTACTTGAAACCAGCACAGTTTCTACTAAGTCTGCTCTTGGCACTGCTCTCTTAATATTAAGAAGAATTAATCCTTTCTTAACATTAAAAGCACATGATGAAAACTGAACTCTGATGGAAAAAGTTGTTACTGTTGTAGttaaataacaattaaaaaccctaatctaaaataattaataacttACATTGTGAGTTTTGTAAATAGAAGATGAATGTTAACTCAGAACGTCCTGCAAGCCAAATGAGTGAAGGTTTTGCtgggtttctgtttgtttttaataaataaaatacttggaTTTTAGTAAACAATCCAAGCCTCGTAAGTATAGTAAAATAAACTCCAATTATTTTAGTCTTCTCAAATTTTACTTAGACTTCCAGTGAAACcattaaagtaattttatggAAGCTGTTGGTTTATTTATGAAGAAGTTTCagatagagaaaaaaacccccatatcggtaaaataaagaattttgaacttgaaaaggtttttcataAACTGCATTCATTTAAACCCCCTTCAGCCACCCTAAatgttttctggaaaacattTGATTGCAATAGGGAACATCTGACTGCAATGATAAAGGAAAAGAttagcttttccttttgcaacTATACAGGACCTCAGCAATTTTGTTAACTGATGCAAATCCACAAAGACCTTGATGCTGAGCAATGTATTATAGATGTCTCTTTCCAAGTCATGCTGATGTTATTTaaactgaagcatttttttctggaaagtaCTTAAATACTAGGAGAGCAATAtgaaagaacttttaaaaattatctgaaaattaTACACTTGAAAATTACCCTAAAATTGTGAAAAAATTGACTTCATGCTGATTCATCTCTTGTACTGAATAAGGTCTTCAACTGAAACTCAAGGTCAATTCTGTTTGAAGTGAGGCACTTAAGTTATAAAAGCACAGATAAGGTCAGTGACGCACTTCAATAGGTCTGAATACAATGATAAAAAGCCTGAAACACATCCACCACAGCACAAAATCCTCCACTATTTTAAGACACAATTGTATACACTTTGAATAaaagcatgaaataaaattacatcacaCACTAAAAACCTCCAGAATTCAGGTAACACTATTGTGACACTTTACATGTGTTTTATGCTTCTTTCTATCTATTTGGATTGGATTTAACCTCCACAAAACAGtacattttctgatttctttgcCTCTTTCTGGGAATTGTAAATCCAAAGCCCGAAAGGATAGTAAATAGTCTGAGCCAGCATTATTACTGAGAAACATTCTATCCTCCCCTTATTCCTGTGCTGACCCACTCCATGCTGGCTCATCTGCCTGTGCTGTTGAACACCATCTGGGTAGTGACTGGGTAAAAAATATCTTAGCAAACCTAACACAGAGGCAAATTTTTCACTAGTGTACCTTTGTCCAACTTGTTGAGCAGCCATACAAACAATGAGCTGACAATATGTAGGGGACAAGACAGTAATGGACTCAAGAAGCTGGGGTCTCTTACAGTATCAAGATGGCAAATTCAAAAGCTATTGAAAACATTCAGTAATGTTAGTGAAAATTTTGAGGGACAAGGAGTATGTTATAGAGGATTCCTTTTTGTTAGATACCTCAATCACAACAGAAGAAATTTTGGCTCTCCTTCCCCCCTCTGACCTAACAGGACAGCCTGATAAATACTCACGTGGAGTAAcagagagcaagaaaaaagCAGGTACAACACAAAAGGATTCTTTATTATTAGTTTTGCTGCTGAAGAAATTACACTGTTGTTGGAACTGCTCCTTAACACTGCCAACACTAGTCCTGGGTAATCCTTTGAAAGTCTTCACAGAAATATTACTACAAAATGTCCTTCATAAAAGTTCCGTGAGCAAACCCCAACGTAGAGACATAAAAAACCCACCACGTTTAAAACTCTTAAATAAGTTTGCATATTAAACACAAAAACAGGCTACAAAGCACTTCTGCTGGTGTAAGTTACGCAACATCAAGCAAAGACAACTCATCTTGGAGATGATTCATTACCATCAAAAGTCTATGTTGGATCATGACTGCCAAGAACCTTAACAAGCACAAAGCAGCTTGTACTATAATTTGGCTCATGGGTAGCTGCAAAGTAGATGGGCAGCAGATGAAAATGGACAGAAGATACAGTAAGacacattattttccttttgtacaAGTCCACCTTGCAATATATGGTGCCAAAACATGCCCTCTCCCCAGAGACAAAGAACAAGCATTGGTATTCTGCCATTTTAAAGATCAATCACATCTGAAACAGAAGATGGCTAGGAGGGAGAGTCATGCTCAGACACTGAGTTAATGGAAGGcttaaaaagaacaaacactGTTCCTCACTGTCAGTACACTGACTTTCAGGCAGACTTACACTACTTAAAAGTGATTTACAGAGCAGTTCAGATGAACAACACAAACAAAGAAAGGTGAAAATATCCAAGTCCCTAAACTAGACATAAGTGAAGTTCATTGAGTAAGCTAAGCCATGCTTTGGtctttttgcagttttttgcacttttactgaaatgaaaacctgaagaaaagcaaagagaagagtCTTTTACTGCTGAAGATTAGTCTAGGAAATCACATCCTTTTGTTATTGCTGAATTCTGCTTAAGAAACTAGTGCCCTCTAGTACTTGCTGACCATTTTTTGCAATACCTTTTTCTTTGTGTTCGATGGGCAATTAAAGCTGCTTGGTTTGCCAGAGCTGAGGTTTATAAAACTGGTCTTTCATCCCAAAAAACTTTGTATTGAAATGATTTAGTAATCATTTTTGTCATCCCATCCACAAAATACATAGAATGCCTTTggtataataaaaaaatatggatTACATACTTTTTGTTCACATAGTGCTGCTTCAATCaaatcaggtaaaaaaaaaaaaaataccacatgAATTAAGTATAAGATGAAAAGGAAGAGCTGGCCAAGGATCTGGCAACAGACAGTCTGTAGAGTTGACAGTCTAAATAAACGTGCACTCTGAGTAGCTGACAAATAACTGAATAGGAAACTAAACTCTGATGTGATGCTGTTTCTGGAATGTGAAATCAAGGTGaagtttttccccttttctttttcagctcttGAGCTACCTACTTTCCTAGCAAAATTCTCATTTTGGCACTTTTTACAACCGCTGTGTTCCGCTGGCATCAGAAATTTGATTACTGAAAATACCTTATACAAACGGCAGAATGAGCACAGAAAAGCTAAAAGTACTTAAAACACAAAGGGCTGATGTTGAGCCAAATGTGACACAGCACAAACTATCAAATACTTCTAAAAACAGCAGGTATCTTTGACaggtttttaaaagaagataCTCTGGGCAGTGTTTatatagatatttatttttagatataAAGATACCAAAGCAGTTCACACTCAGCAAGAgaagaatttttgtttgtttgtttgcttagAAAGATCAGACGTTGCTGAAAATTGATATTGGAGGAACCAGACCTCTTCCTTTGCCAAACTGTCAAGGCACTACCAGGGTCTGTATGAGAACACTTACTACTGATAAAAAGAAGCTGAAGACAGACTCTTGGCTGAAATCTTCCTTATTATGGAACTCATTCTTCAGCTGTACTAACCATTTTACTTTGAACAGATTTCTAGACTTGTGATAAACCCCATCTTTTTTGTAAGCAACACTTGTTTAGAAGGGGATTTAAGTTCTCTGACTCCACTAATAGTTAAATTTGTAGGACTTCACTAGCAAGAAAGAAATGCTGAGCAAAAATGATGCAGAAATTATTAAGTTGAAGTCCGTAGTAACCACTGAATTCCAGGTATCTTCTGAAGtataatactttttaaaaaaaatgtttctccaTGAAACCATATGCTTACTTAAGACTTCAACTTCTTAGAATAATTCTTCACTACCGAAACTATCAGCAACCTTTCTTATTATCAAATGAGATATTTGAGTGTTTACATAGTATTTGTTCTTACTGCCTGACTGTAAAATATATTAACACTGAGGCTGATAAACGTGCAGAAACTAACGACCACCCCTTCACCTCAATAAATTAAACCCATTAAAATGGAACGTGGTACAATCAGTTCACCTTCCTGATGCTGGCCGAAGAAACTAAGAATACATTTCAGGAGACTGACATGATCACTTGAGAGGACAACAATGCACTTTACAATTCATCACCACTGGGTTGAAGGCTTCAAAGGAGGTAGCTTATGCAAGCctaatttaatttgatttgcTAAGCTGAAGCAGTTCACATGACTGAATCAGTCCTGAACTGAAAAGCTGATACCCTCAGACACAATGCCTTCTAACAGCTTCGAATGTTTTCTCTAGAAGTACAATATAAAATCACAGTCACACCTCAACATCAAGTTTTAAGCATGCAAATAGTTGCAAAGCCAGTGGGACTGCTGCCAAATAAATAAACTATAGATTAGAACTCCTTACTAGCACCTATCTGCACAAGTGTGAACTATCCAAACTTCTCTTACACAGTAAAACAAGATAGACAGTACTTTCAGTGAGCCTAAATGGATTCAGGCCACTGTGAGAGGGATACCCATCGGCAGGTGAAATCCATCTTTTCCTAGGCTCCACTGTCCAGATACCTTCTGACTTCAGTGCAATCTTTAAcatgcagctcctcagctgaaATCTAAATTTAGATATCTTAATCTAGAGCTGAATTCCACTCCTAATAAGATTAAAGTTAATAATGTATTCAAGTATATTGCTAAACCAAGGTCTTGATTAATGTGGTTTTAGTCAGTAAGAGTTCTGAAGAGCTGCATGCAATAAATTTAGGAGCATCTAAAGATATGCTTAACTGCAGGGTGAGCCAACAGAGACTATTTTCAGGTCTGTAATAAATGAAATACAAGAAGTAAATTTTCTCAACAAATACACTTAAATACAAAGTTAATTCACTGAGCAGATAGTTTCTGAACCATCATTTGCAAGACCACATATAGTATCTGTGAAACTTTTTTCATCAGGGAAGCACAATCAAGTTTGAAAGCCAGATTAATGCAGAAGTGTTGGGATTTTCGAAGACAGCTACTGGGTTACAACTGTTCAGGACATTGCTACTTAATAATAACCTTATTAAAGATATTAGTTTTAAATCTTCCTACCTTGTCATTTTCATTAGTACTCTGCTATTCATTCAGAAATATACAAAGATAGAGAAAGGATACACATCTTGTAAAACCTGCAGAAGACAGCACAGACCTTACTTACATCCAGAGAATATTGCTTAACACGTTTGTACCCTTATGGGGGAAGTCATCTGACTCCTACGTATACAACTTCAGTCCCCAATCTCATAATATGGATAAGCAAacatttttgtaaagaaaaaaaccaaacacccacaaacaaaaaccaaaaaactcacAAATCCTATCATCGGCAATCATTAAGGATAAAAGTAACAGTGTTAACcctgtaaggaaaaaaaaaaaaatttgctagCTTTAAGTAGGAAAATTATTCAGTGTCTAATCAGTCAAGATTTACAAAGTCTTACTAAATTCTCATTATAAAATTTTCAGCTCAAAATGAATGAGCAAACTCTTAAACCACTGACTTATATATGCAAACTAGTGTCCAAGTGATCATTAATACAAAATCACCTCCACCAGACAGACACTTCTGACTGCTTGTCTTGAAATTTCCAAGTCTACAAAGCCAGAAACTTAACAGCACAAAAACATATCCATAAATAAAATCCCTAAACAAAAAAAGTATACACACACTACCTTTACCGATACATACTGCAACCTGAGGAACACAGGTTTTTATTGTCAAGGGAAATCAAAGCCTTTGCAGAGTTTTGGGAATTTGGCCATTAAGGGAAAGAACACACTAAAATAACAGGGCCTACTCATATGAGTCACTTTGTTTGTCTTGTGCTATCTGTGAATGTCCTCCTTGAGTGCCTTTGAAAGAGTGGGTGGACTAAAGATGTACAGAAGTCTGCATTTTGCAGACAGGAACAGTAACGAGCAGTACCTAGGAATTGTAGATCATCCTATGACAAACAAAAGACAATTCATATCCAGTATTTTACTGATAATCTAGCCAATGTAGAGACTTAACCTCATAAAATGTACCCAGAGAACTTACACTTTCAGGAGCATTCAGGGActtgaatttgaaaaaaaaatcactcaacTTTTGTTACTATAGGTCTTGAATGCGAAGATGCATCAAGACCTTCCTAATCAAAACTCTGGAGAAAACTTCACAGTCATTATCTAAATCAGTGACAAACTGTTCAGTAAGAGTCCATGCTTCCTGCccttttaaaaactgctgttAAGAGAGAAGGTCCATTCCTGCAGATCTATGACCAGGCAAAGAGCAGAACATCACACGGCCCAGGTAAAGCCTGTCTCCCCTTTTTACTTTCACTAAAAGGATTAAACTAGTCACTGCTTTTCTGCACCCACATTTACACTGTGGAACACATTTTCTGGTATGATGGCTAATTTCATGAAGAAGGCAAAGACTCATTCTCTAAAGAAGCAGTTTCATTTAGTGtcaaagagctgcagcagaatcTGGTATGAGGCTGAAGAAAACTTCTAGTGAGGTCTTAAACTGTGTCAGCTGCCCCAGCCTACACAACTGACCTGCAGTGTAAGAGGCACTGCTGCACGACACCTATAACTTTTATAGTTATGACCAAGGCTTTTGTATGTTTTGATGGCAGTATGTCACAAACCTCCCCCAAGCAGGAGTTATTTTGCTCACCACACAACCAAAGCACCATCCAACATAACAGatgggagaaaagaaacagtgttctccctttttccccattttgttTGGACTGTAATGCACAAAacaattcaaaataaaactataTATACATTGATACACAATACTGCTCCAAATAATCCTTCAGACAGATTTTCCAGCACCTATTTTCCCCAGGGCCAAAGGGTAACAAAATGTGCCAACATCAGTGAAAAAAGCTACCTTAGCAGCATTAAGAACAGAAGGCAAGTGGGACTCTGTATCATACTATATCTCTCTATCAATTATTCTAATCATCAAACATTAGGTTAAATAATCAATGAAACATTACTCATGTGCCTTTCACAAAAAATAAGCTACCTTAAACATGGATCACAAGGTAAAGTACAAGAACACTGATAAAACTACTGGCATGTGTCAAAGCCCATTGTTTCCTATGCTCAGTTAGTGGAACTTCTTCTCCAGCGTCCATAAAAGCCCAAGTCAAATGAGTTACTAATATGCCATAAATGAAGATTAAATATTACTTTAGAATTTATGACAATGTCACAGTAACTGGATATTGTATAGTGTCACTATCATATTAAACTGATCTCAacttttagaaattaaattatttgaactttcaattattttcattaaagtACTTCTAAAGAGAGAAAATCTCTGTACTTCTCTATACTAATACATGTGGAATACTTTCCCACTACAACATGCATTTTTAAGAAAGTTACTTCTTAACTTATGCatacaatatattttatttttttctattacttgCAACTGTACCACTGTAAGGCCACTTTGCTATAGTGCAATTCATGTACGTAACATTATGTGGCATTTCATGTTACAGTAAATGATGAAATTTGGGTAATAATTAGCATATAGAACAGAAGAATTCTAAAAATTAACTTCAGAACCCATAAATTAGCTGTGTATGACAGTTCCTCTGAACTACCAGAGAGTGCTAGATAGTTCCTGCAAATCGTGACATTTAAGGAAATACTACAAAGAACAAATATCATTCAATTTCTCCACTTTTATCTAAATAAACATGAGATTTAGCTACATACAGTTCCAGAGAGCACATCATGAGGACAGCAGTTGAGAAGGTGGCTCTTGCACACTCGGTCATCACTGAATTTGATTCGCTGACGGGTTGTGTCACCTGCAATATAGAAATCAGCACATTCCAGGTCAGAAATCTGCAGCAATCAGACACATTCTGCAGGCTACATGCAAAGCGTTAACAGTGCCCTGTCACATACTGAAGGTCTATGGGAACTAGAACTCAAAACACGCTATGCTTCTTTGTCAAATAACACCAAAAACACAAATGTGTTTTAATGCTCTATAATGCTATTTAAAAATCCTCTGACACTTCCCCTTCAAAAATGCAGCAGGGAAAGTGCTTGAAACAAGAAAGTCAGTATTAGCTTAAAATCACTTTGATACAATAGCATTTGCTAAATGAGCTATATAATGCTCTGTTCAGACTTTGCATGAAATAGTGATGTATTTCTAGGCAAGAATTAGCATATCAAAGCAGCCTCATAAACACAAAATGATACACATTGAGTCTTCACCAAATCCCACCTGATACTCATTTTATGATTTTGCTCTTGGATGCAATGCACCCTTTAACATCTGATGGGAGTAGCATAGAGAGTTGACAGAAGAATGATTTTAAATGCTtacaaacctgaaaaaaaaagatgagtcAAACATATGGGCATAGCctatatgcaaaatattttcgatatgcaaaatattttcgAGGTGTTTGCATATCTCCACATGAtaaaccttttttcctttttcttctacATGCAGTTTGTTGGGCTGGAACATCTTAATTGTATCTTCATTGTGGCAGGTTGCAGCTCCTGCATCAGCAGAGGCATCAACCTGACCAGACTGAGGTCCAATTGTGAGTTTAAATA
Coding sequences:
- the LUC7L2 gene encoding putative RNA-binding protein Luc7-like 2 isoform X3; translated protein: MDLGECLKVHDLALRADYEIASKDQDFFFELDAMDHLQSFIADCDRRTEVAKKRLAETQEEISAEVAAKAERVHELNEEIGKLLAKVEQLGADGNVEESQKVMDEVEKARVKKREAEEVYRNSMPASSFQQQKLRVCEVCSAYLGLHDNDRRLADHFGGKLHLGFIEIREKLEELRRIVADKQEKRNQERLKRREEREREEREKLRRSRSHSKHAKRSRSRDRRRHRSRSASRERKRRTRSKSREKRHRHRSRSTSRSRSRSHHRSRHSSRERSRERSSKKRSSKERSSRDKERSRDRDRTSRDKDRSSRERSPRDFKDKKRSYESANGRSEEPRSSEEREAGEI
- the LUC7L2 gene encoding putative RNA-binding protein Luc7-like 2 isoform X1 translates to MSAQAQMRAMLDQLMGTSRDGDTTRQRIKFSDDRVCKSHLLNCCPHDVLSGTRMDLGECLKVHDLALRADYEIASKDQDFFFELDAMDHLQSFIADCDRRTEVAKKRLAETQEEISAEVAAKAERVHELNEEIGKLLAKVEQLGADGNVEESQKVMDEVEKARVKKREAEEVYRNSMPASSFQQQKLRVCEVCSAYLGLHDNDRRLADHFGGKLHLGFIEIREKLEELRRIVADKQEKRNQERLKRREEREREEREKLRRSRSHSKHAKRSRSRDRRRHRSRSASRERKRRTRSKSREKRHRHRSRSTSRSRSRSHHRSRHSSRERSRERSSKKRSSKERSSRDKERSRDRDRTSRDKDRSSRERSPRDFKDKKRSYESANGRSEEPRSSEEREAGEI
- the LUC7L2 gene encoding putative RNA-binding protein Luc7-like 2 isoform X2 yields the protein MSAQAQMRAMLDQLMGTSRDGDTTRQRIKFSDDRVCKSHLLNCCPHDVLSGTRMDLGECLKVHDLALRADYEIASKDQDFFFELDAMDHLQSFIADCDRRTEVAKKRLAETQEEISAEVAAKAERVHELNEEIGKLLAKVEQLGADGNVEESQKVMDEVEKARVKKREAEEVYRNSMPASSFQQQKLRVCEVCSAYLGLHDNDRRLADHFGGKLHLGFIEIREKLEELRRIVADKQEKRNQERLKRREEREREEREKLRRSRSRDRRRHRSRSASRERKRRTRSKSREKRHRHRSRSTSRSRSRSHHRSRHSSRERSRERSSKKRSSKERSSRDKERSRDRDRTSRDKDRSSRERSPRDFKDKKRSYESANGRSEEPRSSEEREAGEI